A DNA window from Streptomyces sp. CA-278952 contains the following coding sequences:
- a CDS encoding ferredoxin has protein sequence MSDVGVQVDKERCVGAGMCALTAPDVFTQDDDGFSEMLPGRTAGAGDHPLVREAVRACPVGAVSLTDD, from the coding sequence GTGAGCGACGTGGGCGTCCAGGTCGACAAGGAACGCTGCGTGGGGGCCGGCATGTGCGCGCTGACCGCGCCGGACGTGTTCACGCAGGACGACGACGGATTCAGCGAGATGCTTCCCGGCCGCACGGCGGGGGCGGGGGACCACCCGCTGGTGCGGGAGGCCGTACGGGCCTGCCCGGTCGGGGCGGTGTCCCTGACCGACGACTGA
- a CDS encoding alpha/beta fold hydrolase — MTALHHRYADIQGQRIFYREAGDADAPAVVLLHGFPTSSFMFRELIPALAERFHVIAPDHLGFGLSAAPSVDAFTYTFDALAELTARLLEQLGVNHYAIYVQDYGAPIGWRLALADPGAITAIITQNGNGYDAGFVESFWKPISDYQREQTPENEAHARGALTLDGIKWQYVTGTPDESTVSPDAWHHDFALVSRPGNDEVQLSLFRDYASNALLYPALHTYLRAHRPPVLAVWGRNDPIFGPDGARAFADDVPDAEIHLLDGGHFLLESAGDTVAALVLGFLGRVHSAA; from the coding sequence ATGACTGCGCTCCACCACCGCTACGCGGACATACAGGGACAGCGGATCTTCTACCGAGAGGCCGGCGACGCCGACGCACCCGCCGTCGTGCTGCTGCACGGCTTCCCCACCAGTTCGTTCATGTTCCGCGAGCTGATTCCCGCGCTGGCCGAGCGCTTCCACGTGATCGCGCCCGACCACCTGGGTTTCGGTCTCTCCGCCGCCCCCTCGGTCGACGCGTTCACCTACACCTTCGACGCGCTGGCCGAGCTGACCGCGCGACTGCTCGAACAGCTGGGGGTGAACCACTACGCCATCTACGTCCAGGACTACGGAGCGCCGATAGGCTGGCGGCTCGCCCTCGCCGACCCCGGGGCCATCACGGCGATCATCACGCAGAACGGCAACGGCTACGACGCGGGCTTCGTCGAGAGCTTCTGGAAGCCGATCAGTGACTACCAGCGCGAGCAGACACCCGAGAACGAGGCGCACGCGCGCGGCGCGCTGACCCTGGACGGCATCAAGTGGCAGTACGTCACCGGCACTCCGGACGAGAGCACGGTCAGCCCCGATGCCTGGCACCACGATTTCGCCCTCGTCTCCCGCCCCGGCAACGACGAGGTCCAGCTGTCGCTGTTCCGTGACTACGCCAGCAACGCGCTGCTGTACCCGGCACTGCACACGTACCTTCGCGCGCACCGGCCGCCGGTTCTCGCGGTATGGGGCAGGAACGACCCGATCTTCGGCCCCGACGGAGCCCGCGCCTTCGCCGACGATGTTCCGGACGCCGAGATCCACCTCCTCGACGGCGGGCACTTCCTGCTGGAAAGCGCCGGTGACACGGTTGCCGCGCTCGTCCTCGGTTTCCTGGGACGCGTCCACAGCGCGGCCTGA
- a CDS encoding tellurite resistance TerB family protein, which translates to MAMWDRIKDQAKGLQQQQSQGTRGPAGQRQAGTGAAGGSKEKLVGLLKSQLGSLKTELKSGAYRDASMAMCALVAAADGSVDPAERHHVETLILQNDVLQNFPPEQLRQRFNKHVDQMMFNFQQGKTEAMQEIAKAAKKPVEAKAVVQTGFVIAGADGYIAPAEAQVLREACMALGVSPQEFGL; encoded by the coding sequence ATGGCTATGTGGGACCGCATCAAGGACCAGGCCAAGGGGCTGCAGCAGCAGCAGTCGCAGGGCACGAGGGGCCCCGCCGGGCAGCGGCAGGCGGGTACGGGAGCCGCGGGCGGCTCGAAGGAGAAGTTGGTGGGGCTGCTCAAGTCGCAGCTCGGCTCGCTCAAGACGGAGCTCAAGAGCGGGGCGTACCGGGACGCCAGTATGGCGATGTGTGCTCTGGTCGCGGCTGCCGACGGGTCTGTCGACCCCGCCGAGCGGCACCACGTGGAGACGCTGATCCTGCAGAACGACGTCCTGCAGAACTTCCCTCCGGAGCAGTTGCGGCAGAGGTTCAACAAGCATGTCGATCAGATGATGTTCAACTTCCAGCAGGGCAAGACCGAGGCCATGCAGGAGATCGCCAAGGCCGCGAAGAAGCCGGTGGAGGCGAAGGCGGTCGTCCAGACCGGTTTCGTGATCGCCGGTGCGGACGGGTACATCGCCCCGGCGGAGGCGCAGGTTCTGCGGGAAGCGTGCATGGCGCTCGGGGTGTCCCCGCAGGAGTTCGGCCTCTGA
- a CDS encoding DedA family protein, with product MQHFPLASEPASGIAGWATSLVETMGGPGAGLAIALENLFPPLPSEIILPLTGFAAGQGVISLFSALFWTTLGSVVGAVALYQIGALFGRDRMYALWERLPLVKVSDLKKTEEWFVKHGMKAIFFGRMIPIFRSLISVPAGVERMPLPIFVLLTALGSFIWNFILVMAGYLLGDQWELVESYVGVLSKVVLVLVVVALVVAVGRRLRSRRGDRQKDHA from the coding sequence ATGCAGCATTTCCCCCTCGCCTCGGAGCCGGCGAGCGGCATCGCAGGGTGGGCGACCAGCCTTGTCGAAACCATGGGCGGCCCCGGGGCCGGGCTGGCGATCGCCTTGGAGAATCTCTTCCCGCCGTTGCCGAGCGAAATCATTCTGCCGCTGACGGGCTTCGCCGCGGGGCAGGGAGTGATCAGCCTGTTCTCCGCCCTGTTCTGGACGACGCTGGGGTCGGTGGTGGGGGCTGTCGCCCTCTATCAGATCGGCGCTCTCTTCGGCCGGGACCGCATGTACGCCCTGTGGGAGCGGCTTCCCCTGGTGAAGGTCTCCGACCTCAAGAAGACCGAGGAGTGGTTCGTCAAGCACGGTATGAAGGCCATCTTCTTCGGCCGGATGATTCCGATCTTTCGCAGCCTGATCAGCGTCCCGGCAGGCGTTGAGCGGATGCCGCTGCCGATCTTCGTACTCCTCACCGCTCTGGGCAGCTTCATATGGAACTTCATCCTCGTCATGGCCGGATATCTGCTGGGTGATCAGTGGGAGCTCGTGGAGAGTTACGTCGGGGTGCTCTCGAAGGTTGTTCTGGTACTGGTGGTCGTGGCGCTGGTCGTGGCGGTCGGTCGCAGGCTGCGTTCCCGTCGAGGTGATCGGCAGAAGGACCACGCGTGA